The following coding sequences lie in one Apium graveolens cultivar Ventura chromosome 3, ASM990537v1, whole genome shotgun sequence genomic window:
- the LOC141712656 gene encoding uncharacterized protein LOC141712656: MAYIERGVVKSKQSIWRLRTITNFFWAIVNIIGVFFSTLFSMEKTDAYKKSSGAGKRWDGGGPGGPYGGGPGGPRRPPRGMDNVRGIDHSSLPACGSCCG; this comes from the exons ATGGCGTACATCGAGAGAG GTGTTGTGAAATCTAAGCAGTCTATATGGCGACTCAGAACAATCACTAATTTCTTCTGGGCTATTGTAAACATCATCGGAGTGTTCTTTTCAACTCTGTTCTCG ATGGAAAAAACAGATGCTTATAAGAAAAGTTCAGGGGCAGGCAAGAGATGGGATGGTGGTGGTCCCGGTGGTCCATATGGGGGTGGCCCCGGTGGTCCACGTCGACCACCACGTGGAATGGACAATGTTAGGGGGATTGATCACA GCTCTCTCCCTGCATGCGGATCCTGCTGCGGTTAA